The following proteins come from a genomic window of Lolium rigidum isolate FL_2022 chromosome 5, APGP_CSIRO_Lrig_0.1, whole genome shotgun sequence:
- the LOC124656643 gene encoding brassinosteroid LRR receptor kinase BRL1 has protein sequence PAIADAGEAAALLAFRRASVEADPRGALTSWASGSGANSTAPCSWPGVSCSPPTDGRVVAVNLSGMGLAGELRLDALLALPALQGLDLRGNAFHGNLSHAPSTPCALVEVDISSNAFNATLPAAFLASCGALQSLNLSRNALSGGGFPFAPSLRALDLSRNSLADAGLLNYSFAGCHGLRYLNLSANLFTGRLPELAPCSQVTTLDVSWNLMSGVLPAGLVATAPANLTYLSIAGNNFTGDVSGYDFGRCGNLTVLDWSYNGLSSTRFPPGLANCSRLQALDMSGNRLLSGSIPTFFTGFSSLWRLALAGNEFAGPIPEELSQLCGRIVDLDLSNNKLVGALPASFAKCNSLQVLDLGGNQLSGDFVTSVISTISSLRMLRLSFNNITGANPLPVLAAGCPLLEVIDLGSNEFDGEIMPDLCSSLPSLRKLFLPNNYLNGTVPASLGNCANLESIDLSFNYLVGQIPPEIITLPKLIDLVVWANGLSGVIPDILCSNGTTLETLVMSYNNFTGGIPPSITRCVNLIWVSLSGNRLTGSVPPGFAKLQKLAILQLNRNLLSGSVPAELGSCNNLIWLDLNSNSLTGTIPSDLTGQAGLVPGGMVSGKQFAFLRNEAGNICPGAGVLFEFFGIRPERLAEFPAVHLCPSTRIYTGTTVYTFKMNGSMIFLDLSYNGLNGAIPGSLGNMMYLQVLNLGHNELSGTIPEAFSGMKSIGALDLSNNQLSGGIPSGLGNLYSLADFDVSNNNLSGPIPTSGQLTTFPASRYDNNSALCGIPLPPCGHNPGREDGGRGSPDGNSKVIEASILVGVALSVLILLLLLVTLCKLRRNQKTEEIRTGFIESLPTSGQTSWKLSGVQEPLSINVATFEKPLRKLTFAHLLEATNGFSTETLVGSGGFGEVYKAKLKDGTVVAIKKLIHYTGQGDREFTAEMETIGKIKHRNLVPLLGYCKIGDERLLVYEYMKHGSLDVVLHDNDKAIVKLDWAARKKIAIGSARGLAFLHHSCIPHIIHRDMKSSNVLLDNNLDARVSDFGMARLMNALDTHLSVSTLAGTPGYVPPEYYQSFRCTTKGDVYSYGVVLLELLSGKKPIDPTEFGDNNLVGWVKQMVKENRSSEVFDPTLTDTKSGEAELYQYLKIASECLDDRPIRRPTMIQVMAMFKELQLDSDSDILDGLSINSSTIDEAAEKSS, from the coding sequence CCGGCCATTGCAGAcgccggcgaggcggcggcgctgctcgcCTTCAGGCGCGCGTCCGTGGAGGCCGACCCGCGCGGCGCCCTCACGAGCTGGGCGTCCGGCTCCGGCGCGAACTCCACCGCGCCGTGCTCTTGGCCCGGCGTCTCGTGCTCGCCGCCGACCGACGGCCGCGTCGTCGCCGTCAACCTCAGCGGCATGGGCCTCGCCGGGGAGCTCCGGCTCGACGCCCTCCTCGCGCTTCCGGCGCTGCAGGGCCTCGACCTGCGCGGCAATGCCTTCCACGGCAACCTCTCGCACGCGCCGTCGACGCCGTGCGCGCTCGTGGAGGTGGACATTTCGTCGAACGCCTTCAACGCCACGCTGCCCGCGGCGTTCCTGGCCTCCTGCGGCGCGCTGCAGTCGCTGAACCTGTCCAGGAACGCCCTCTCCGGCGGCGGGTTCCCCTTCGCGCCGTCGCTGCGGGCGCTCGACCTGTCGCGCAACAGCCTCGCCGACGCCGGCCTGCTCAACTACTCCTTCGCCGGCTGCCACGGCCTGCGCTACCTCAACCTCTCCGCCAACCTCTTCACCGGCCGCCTGCCGGAGCTGGCGCCGTGCAGCCAGGTCACCACGCTCGACGTGTCGTGGAACCTCATGTCCGGCGTGCTCCCCGCCGGGCTCGTGGCCACCGCGCCGGCCAACCTCACGTACCTGAGCATCGCCGGGAACAACTTCACCGGTGATGTCTCTGGGTACGACTTCGGCCGGTGCGGCAACCTGACGGTGCTCGATTGGTCCTACAATGGCCTGAGCAGCACCAGGTTTCCGCCGGGCCTCGCCAATTGCAGCCGCCTTCAGGCGCTCGACATGTCCGGGAACAGGCTCCTCTCCGGCTCAATACCGACGTTCTTCACTGGCTTCTCTTCTCTGTGGCGGCTGGCATTGGCCGGCAACGAGTTTGCCGGACCGATACCGGAGGAGCTGAGCCAGCTGTGTGGGAGAATTGTTGATCTGGACCTGTCGAACAACAAGCTTGTTGGTGCCTTGCCGGCAAGCTTTGCAAAGTGCAACTCCCTTCAGGTGCTTGATCTAGGTGGGAACCAGCTATCCGGGGACTTCGTGACCAGTGTCATCAGTACCATCTCCTCACTGAGGATGCTGCGGCTTTCATTCAACAACATCACCGGCGCAAACCCGCTGCCGGTGCTCGCCGCGGGGTGCCCATTGCTTGAGGTGATCGACCTTGGGTCCAATGAGTTCGATGGAGAAATAATGCCGGACCTGTGCTCATCACTGCCTTCTCTGCGGAAGCTGTTCCTCCCAAACAACTACCTCAATGGCACGGTGCCGGCATCGCTTGGCAACTGTGCTAATCTGGAGTCCATTGATCTCAGCTTCAACTATCTGGTTGGCCAGATCCCACCAGAAATAATCACTCTGCCGAAGCTCATTGATCTGGTCGTGTGGGCGAATGGCCTATCCGGCGTGATACCGGACATCCTCTGCTCCAACGGCACTACACTGGAGACATTGGTGATGAGCTACAATAACTTCACCGGCGGCATTCCACCTTCCATTACAAGGTGTGTGAATCTGATATGGGTGTCGCTCTCCGGCAACCGTCTTACTGGGAGTGTGCCCCCAGGCTTTGCCAAGCTTCAGAAGCTCGCCATTCTGCAGCTCAACAGGAATCTGCTCTCTGGAAGTGTGCCAGCCGAGCTTGGTAGCTGCAACAACCTCATATGGCTTGACCTCAACAGCAACAGCTTGACTGGCACGATACCATCAGATCTAACGGGCCAGGCAGGGCTTGTTCCAGGGGGTATGGTGTCAGGGAAGCAGTTTGCATTTCTTCGGAATGAGGCAGGCAACATCTGTCCTGGTGCCGGTGTGCTCTTCGAGTTCTTTGGCATCCGGCCAGAGCGCTTGGCGGAGTTCCCCGCGGTGCACCTTTGCCCGTCCACGAGGATTTACACGGGCACAACGGTGTACACATTCAAAATGAATGGCAGCATGATCTTCCTCGACCTCTCATACAATGGTCTCAACGGTGCAATACCGGGCAGCCTTGGGAACATGATGTATCTCCAAGTCCTTAACTTGGGGCATAATGAGCTCAGCGGTACAATACCAGAAGCATTCTCAGGGATGAAATCGATCGGCGCACTTGACCTCTCAAACAATCAGCTCAGTGGCGGCATACCCTCAGGTCTTGGTAATCTGTATTCGCTTGCCGACTTTGATGTCTCCAACAACAACCTGTCTGGTCCAATTCCTACATCTGGTCAGCTCACCACATTCCCAGCATCCCGGTATGACAACAACTCTGCTCTCTGTGGTATTCCTTTGCCGCCTTGTGGCCACAACCCTGGCAGGGAAGATGGGGGACGAGGTTCACCTGACGGAAACAGCAAGGTCATTGAGGCAAGCATTCTTGTCGGAGTGGCACTTTCTGTTCTTATACTTCTCCTGCTGCTAGTCACACTGTGCAAGCTAAGGAGgaaccagaagaccgaagagatcagAACCGGTTTTATTGAGAGCCTTCCAACATCTGGTCAAACCAGTTGGAAGCTGTCAGGGGTGCAGGAGCCACTAAGCATCAATGTGGCAACATTCGAGAAGCCGCTCCGGAAGCTCACCTTTGCGCACCTCCTCGAGGCCACCAACGGCTTCAGTACTGAGACCCTCGTAGGCTCCGGAGGatttggtgaggtgtacaaggccaagctcaaggatGGTACTGTTGTGGCCATCAAGAAGCTCATCCATTATACAGGTCAGGGTGACAGGGAATTCACAGCAGAGATGGAGACTATTGGCAAGATCAAGCACCGCAACCTTGTCCCACTGCTTGGATATTGCAAGATTGGTGATGAGAGGCTGCTTGTGTATGAGTACATGAAGCATGGCAGCCTGGATGTTGTGCTCCATGACAATGACAAGGCTATTGTGAAGCTTGACTGGGCAGCAAGGAAGAAGATTGCAATTGGTTCAGCGAGGGGCCTTGCTTTCCTCCACCATAGCTGCATCCCTCACATCATACACCGGGACATGAAGTCAAGCAATGTGCTTCTTGACAACAACCTTGATGCCCGTGTGTCGGACTTCGGGATGGCAAGGCTGATGAACGCGCTTGACACACATCTGAGTGTGAGCACACTTGCAGGCACACCTGGGTATGTGCCACCGGAGTACTATCAGAGCTTCAGATGCACGACCAAAGGCGACGTCTACAGCTACGGCGTTGTGCTCTTGGAGCTCCTCTCAGGGAAGAAGCCGATCGATCCGACTGAGTTTGGAGACAACAACCTTGTCGGTTGGGTGAAGCAGATGGTCAAGGAGAACAGAAGCAGTGAGGTTTTTGATCCTACGCTGACAGACACAAAGTCCGGGGAAGCTGAGCTGTATCAGTATCTGAAGATTGCTTCTGAGTGCTTGGATGATcggccgatccgaagaccgaccATGATTCAGGTCATGGCTATGTTCAAGGAGCTACAGCTTGACTCTGACAGCGACATCCTCGACGGACTCTCGATCAATTCCTCGACCATAGATGAGGCAGCAGAGAAATCATCGTGA